AAAGGAAAGGATTATTAGTGAGGCTGATAGCCTGTTGAAGGAAGAAAAAACAGGAGAAGAACTCTATCCCCAAGAGCCTCTTTTTGGAGACGGAAATGCTGCAAAATTAATTGTCGAAAACCAGCGAATTGCTCAAACTAAAAGCTGATAATATTTTTCATAAAAGATTTTATATTTGTCCACCATTCAACGCATATAGATTACCCGCTTGGAGAAAGCATTAATCATGACTGAAGAGGATTTAAATCGCACCTACTTGCGATTTGCTCATCAATTCCTCGAATCCTACGATGACCCTTCCAGACTCGCAATTATCGGGATGCAAACCCGGGGAGTTTACATGGGAAGGAGAATAATCGAGAGTATTAATAGCGAACTTGGTATAAAAATTGATTTTGGGGTACTCGATGTGACCTTTTATAGGGACGACTTCCGGTCAAAATTGAAGATGCCAGAAGTAAAAGTGACCGAGATTCCTTTTGACTTGTATGATCGTGATGTTGTGCTCGTAGATGACGTGCTTTTCACAGGACGAACAGTTCGTTCAGCAATGGATGCATTAATGGGCTATGGTCGTCCAAGAATTATCAGATTTTGTTGTATGGTAGACAGAGGGCACAGGGAGCTTCCCATCGCACCAGACTTTACGGGCATTTATGTGCCTACTCATTCAAAAGAAGAAGTAAGGGTGAAAGTAAAAGAACTTGATGGAGAAGATGCGGTTTACCTGGTTGATGCGGAGGTAGAAAATGAGTAAGAGTTCCGGCAACTACCAGTTTGATCAGAAACACTTGCTTGGGTTAACCGATTATTCAAAAGAAGATATTTTATACGTATTAGATCAGGCTAAATCATTCCGGGAAATACTGGATCGGCCTGTTCCCAAAGTTCCTACCCTCAGAGACAAAACTATAGTAAATCTCTTTTATGAGAATAGTACACGAACAAGGCTTTCATTTGAATTAGCTCAAAAAAGAATGGGAGCTGATGTAGTGAATTTTTCGGCAAGTACCTCAAGCACTAAGAAAGGGGAGTCCTTAAAAGATACTATTCAGAACATTAGCTCGATGAAAATTGATATGGTGGTAGTTCGGCATAAAAGTCCTGGAGTACCCCATTTTTTAACTCAATGTGTAGATGCTGCCATCTTAAATGCAGGTGACGGAGCGCATGAGCACCCAACCCAGGCGCTATTGGATATGTTTACAATGCAGCAGCTGCATCCGGATCTTTCTGGCAAGAAAGTTGCGATTATCGGGGATATATCCCACAGCCGGGTAGTACGGTCCAATATTATCGGGTTAACCAAGGTAGGTGCTAAAGTAGTACTCTGTGGCCCTAAAACTCTAATGCCGGTACATGTAAAAGATTTAGGAGTGGAAGTATCCTATAATCTGGAAGAGACGTTAGCTTGGTGTGATGTTGCCATGGCCTTGCGAATTCAACTTGAAAGGCAAGACGAAGGAACAGAACTATTCCCATCTCTAAGAGAATATCATGAGCATTTTGGTATAAAGCTGAAGCATCTCGAAAAATACCCTGATTTTAGAATTATGCATCCGGGGCCTATTAACCGTGGAGTGGAAATGCAAAGCGAAGTGGCTGACAGCGAACGCGCTGTAATTTTAGATCAGGTTACAAATGGAGTAGCAGTACGAATGGCTGTTCTTTATCTATTAAGTGGTGGAATCAGAATTTGATACTGTTTTTATCACACCTTTAGTAAATTCGCCTAATCAGATTAGAATAGAAAAGTAATTCCATCACTCATTCAGACGAAATAACCTCTTTTCCAAGTGTAACTATTGGTATACCTGTACTAAATGAAGAGGCTCATATCGAAAGAGTTGTATCTGGTTTTCTCTCCTCTGAATATCCAAACCTTCTAGAGATTTTAATAGCAGATGGGGGAAGTACAGATAAAACCAGAGAGATAGTATTAGAGTTAGCAAGTAATGATCCAAGAATTAAATTGATCGAAAACCCTGATAAATACCAATCATTTGCACTGAATAGAATGATCAGTCTGGCTGAGGGTGAGGTTTTTTTACGTGCTGATGGACACTGTGTTTATAGCTCTGACTACTTAGAACAATGCATTGATACATTGATAAAAACAGGAGCAAGAAATGTGGGCGGTGCTCAAAGATATATGGCAAAGAACAGGGTACAGGCAGGAGTCTCACTTGCTACTAGAAGTTTCCTTGGAAACGGAGGGGCAAAGTATATGTTAGAGGATTATGAAGGGTACGCCGATACCGTATTTTTAGGGTGCTTCTGGACAGAGGATTTGAAAAAGCTTGGTGGATTTAATACTGAAAATATAACAAATCAAGATTCAGAATTTAACTTGAGACTTGTAGAGAATTTTGGCGAAAGTGTTTTTATCAGTCCTAAAATTAAGAGTTGGTACTATCCTAGAGATACTTTTTTTAAACTCTTTAAACAATACTTTAGGTATGGTAGGGGAAGGTTTTTGACCAGATTATTACATCCCAAAACCGGCCCAATTAGAGGTTTAATCCCCTTCATTTTCATACTATTGTTTTCTATATATTTAGCATTGGATTTGGGTCTAAATGTAAACCTTTACTCGCTAGAAATAACTATTCTTTTGTTGATTATTCTAGTTATAGAATCTTCAGTTTTGACTATCAAAAAATCGAAGTTGTTTAAGGGTGAAATCTGGCGTGGAGAAGCTAAGACTCCAGGAATGATATCCAATTTCATTACAGTATTCATAAGTTTGCTATTAATGCAGCTTGGACATTTTAGTGGATTTCTATACCAATCCATAAAGAACAAAAT
This DNA window, taken from Balneola sp., encodes the following:
- a CDS encoding aspartate carbamoyltransferase catalytic subunit, translated to MSKSSGNYQFDQKHLLGLTDYSKEDILYVLDQAKSFREILDRPVPKVPTLRDKTIVNLFYENSTRTRLSFELAQKRMGADVVNFSASTSSTKKGESLKDTIQNISSMKIDMVVVRHKSPGVPHFLTQCVDAAILNAGDGAHEHPTQALLDMFTMQQLHPDLSGKKVAIIGDISHSRVVRSNIIGLTKVGAKVVLCGPKTLMPVHVKDLGVEVSYNLEETLAWCDVAMALRIQLERQDEGTELFPSLREYHEHFGIKLKHLEKYPDFRIMHPGPINRGVEMQSEVADSERAVILDQVTNGVAVRMAVLYLLSGGIRI
- a CDS encoding glycosyltransferase family 2 protein — its product is MTHSDEITSFPSVTIGIPVLNEEAHIERVVSGFLSSEYPNLLEILIADGGSTDKTREIVLELASNDPRIKLIENPDKYQSFALNRMISLAEGEVFLRADGHCVYSSDYLEQCIDTLIKTGARNVGGAQRYMAKNRVQAGVSLATRSFLGNGGAKYMLEDYEGYADTVFLGCFWTEDLKKLGGFNTENITNQDSEFNLRLVENFGESVFISPKIKSWYYPRDTFFKLFKQYFRYGRGRFLTRLLHPKTGPIRGLIPFIFILLFSIYLALDLGLNVNLYSLEITILLLIILVIESSVLTIKKSKLFKGEIWRGEAKTPGMISNFITVFISLLLMQLGHFSGFLYQSIKNKIFNHSGW
- the pyrR gene encoding bifunctional pyr operon transcriptional regulator/uracil phosphoribosyltransferase PyrR; the protein is MTEEDLNRTYLRFAHQFLESYDDPSRLAIIGMQTRGVYMGRRIIESINSELGIKIDFGVLDVTFYRDDFRSKLKMPEVKVTEIPFDLYDRDVVLVDDVLFTGRTVRSAMDALMGYGRPRIIRFCCMVDRGHRELPIAPDFTGIYVPTHSKEEVRVKVKELDGEDAVYLVDAEVENE